A DNA window from Vagococcus penaei contains the following coding sequences:
- the citD gene encoding citrate lyase acyl carrier protein, which produces MEIIKNAVAGTVESSDIMITVEPNTVNEVNISLDSSVEKQFGKQIRQVITDTLEKLGVTSIKVIAVDKGALDCTIQARTITAVYRATNADKFDWKEINSWNA; this is translated from the coding sequence ATGGAAATTATAAAAAATGCTGTTGCTGGTACTGTGGAATCTAGTGACATCATGATCACAGTTGAACCAAATACAGTGAACGAAGTTAATATCTCTTTAGATAGTAGTGTTGAAAAACAATTTGGTAAACAAATCCGTCAAGTTATTACGGATACATTAGAAAAATTGGGTGTGACATCTATAAAAGTAATTGCTGTTGATAAAGGAGCATTAGATTGTACAATTCAAGCACGAACAATTACTGCTGTCTATCGTGCTACAAATGCAGATAAATTTGACTGGAAGGAGATCAACTCATGGAACGCTTAA
- the citE gene encoding citrate (pro-3S)-lyase subunit beta, with protein sequence MERLRRTMMFVPGSNAAMLRDAPLYGADSIMFDLEDAVSLKEKDSARTLVHFALKTFDYSSVETVVRINGLDTVGAEDIEAVVLAGVDVIRLPKTETAQDIIDVDAVITAVEKANNIPVGTTHMMAAIESAEGVLNAPAIAKASDRLIGIALGAEDYVTNMKTKRYPDGQELFFARSMILHAARIAGIAAIDTVYSDVDNVEGFKAEVSRIKQLGFDGKSVINPRQIPLVNEIYAPTEKEIQQAKEVIWGIREAEAKGSGVISVNGKMVDKPIVERAERVIALAKAAKLITEEEI encoded by the coding sequence ATGGAACGCTTAAGAAGAACAATGATGTTTGTACCTGGTTCAAATGCAGCGATGTTAAGAGATGCACCTTTATATGGCGCTGATTCAATTATGTTTGACCTAGAAGATGCTGTGTCGTTAAAAGAAAAAGATTCAGCCCGTACACTAGTACATTTTGCACTTAAAACTTTTGATTATAGTAGTGTTGAAACTGTTGTGCGTATTAATGGATTAGATACAGTTGGAGCTGAAGATATTGAAGCAGTTGTCCTAGCTGGAGTTGATGTCATCCGCTTACCTAAAACAGAAACAGCTCAAGATATTATTGATGTAGATGCTGTGATTACAGCAGTTGAAAAAGCTAATAATATTCCAGTTGGTACGACACACATGATGGCAGCGATTGAATCAGCTGAGGGTGTTCTAAATGCTCCAGCAATTGCCAAAGCATCTGACCGTTTAATTGGTATCGCTTTAGGAGCAGAAGACTATGTGACAAATATGAAAACTAAACGTTATCCTGATGGTCAAGAATTATTCTTTGCGCGCAGTATGATTTTACACGCAGCTCGTATTGCTGGTATTGCTGCTATTGATACTGTTTATTCAGATGTCGATAATGTTGAAGGTTTCAAAGCAGAAGTTAGCCGAATTAAGCAATTAGGCTTTGATGGTAAATCAGTGATTAATCCTCGTCAAATTCCTTTAGTAAATGAGATTTATGCACCAACGGAAAAAGAAATCCAACAGGCTAAAGAAGTCATTTGGGGTATTCGTGAAGCTGAAGCTAAAGGATCTGGTGTTATTTCGGTTAATGGAAAAATGGTTGATAAACCAATCGTTGAACGTGCAGAGCGAGTGATTGCCTTAGCTAAAGCTGCTAAATTAATTACTGAGGAGGAAATTTAG
- the citF gene encoding citrate lyase subunit alpha → MVLNKVGKEIPQEYADQYGVFEGELANIKPYQEASRSIKPVRPNDSKLLGSIREAIEKTGLKDGMTISFHHHFREGDYVMNMVLEEIAKMGIKNLSIAPSSIANVHEPLIEHIKNGVVTNITSSGLRDKVGAAISQGIMENPVVIRSHGGRARAVAAGDIHIDVAFLGAPSSDSYGNSNGTVGKTTCGSLGYAMIDAKYADQVVIITDTLVPFPNTPISIPQTDVDYVVEVEAIGDPKGIAKGATRFTKNPKELLIAEYASKVIVNSPYYKEGFSFQTGTGGASLAVSRFLREAMIKDGITASFALGGITNAMVELLEEGLVEKIIDVQDFDHPSAISLGKNANHYEIDANMYASPLSKGAVINQLDTAILSALEIDTNYNVNVMTGSDGIIRGASGGHSDTSMACKMSLVISPLIRGRIPTIVDTVNTVVTPGTSIDVIVTEVGIAINPNRPDLVEHFKQLDVPQYTIEELKEKAYSIVGTPEAIQYGDKVVALIEYRDGTLIDVVKNV, encoded by the coding sequence ATGGTCTTGAATAAAGTAGGAAAAGAAATCCCTCAAGAATATGCTGATCAATATGGTGTTTTTGAAGGTGAATTAGCAAACATTAAACCTTACCAAGAAGCTAGTCGCAGTATTAAACCAGTTCGTCCTAATGACTCTAAACTTTTAGGTAGCATACGTGAAGCCATTGAAAAAACGGGATTAAAAGATGGCATGACAATTTCATTCCATCACCATTTCCGTGAAGGCGACTATGTAATGAACATGGTTCTAGAGGAAATTGCTAAAATGGGTATTAAAAATTTATCAATCGCACCAAGTTCAATTGCTAATGTACATGAGCCGTTGATTGAGCATATTAAAAATGGTGTTGTCACAAATATTACGTCAAGTGGATTACGTGACAAAGTGGGTGCAGCAATTTCTCAAGGAATTATGGAAAATCCTGTTGTGATTCGTTCACACGGTGGCCGTGCGAGAGCTGTAGCCGCTGGTGACATTCATATTGATGTTGCTTTCTTAGGTGCACCAAGTTCTGATAGTTATGGTAATTCAAATGGAACGGTTGGAAAAACCACCTGTGGGTCATTAGGTTATGCAATGATTGACGCGAAATATGCAGATCAAGTAGTCATTATTACGGACACTTTAGTACCGTTCCCAAATACGCCAATCAGTATCCCACAAACGGATGTGGATTATGTTGTTGAAGTCGAAGCTATTGGAGATCCAAAAGGAATTGCTAAAGGTGCTACTCGTTTTACAAAGAATCCAAAAGAATTGTTAATTGCGGAATATGCTTCAAAAGTGATTGTTAATTCACCATATTATAAAGAAGGCTTTTCTTTCCAAACAGGAACAGGTGGAGCATCATTAGCAGTTTCTCGTTTCTTACGTGAAGCAATGATTAAAGATGGTATTACTGCTAGTTTTGCTTTAGGTGGTATTACAAATGCAATGGTTGAGTTGTTAGAAGAAGGCTTAGTTGAAAAAATTATTGATGTGCAAGATTTTGATCATCCGTCAGCAATTTCTTTAGGAAAAAATGCTAATCATTATGAAATTGATGCTAATATGTATGCTTCACCGTTAAGTAAAGGCGCTGTTATTAATCAGTTAGATACAGCGATTTTATCTGCATTAGAAATTGACACAAATTATAATGTTAATGTTATGACCGGTTCTGACGGTATTATCCGTGGGGCGTCTGGTGGGCATTCAGATACAAGTATGGCATGTAAAATGAGTTTAGTTATTTCACCGCTAATCCGTGGACGTATTCCAACAATTGTGGATACAGTGAATACTGTTGTCACACCTGGGACAAGTATTGATGTGATTGTAACAGAAGTTGGGATTGCTATTAATCCAAATCGACCTGATTTAGTTGAACACTTTAAACAGTTAGATGTGCCACAATATACCATTGAGGAATTAAAAGAGAAAGCTTACAGCATTGTCGGAACGCCTGAAGCAATTCAATATGGCGATAAAGTTGTTGCTTTAATTGAATACCGCGATGGAACATTAATTGATGTGGTAAAAAATGTCTAA
- the citX gene encoding citrate lyase holo-[acyl-carrier protein] synthase: MSNTLFDGPEITLSDVLDAREARVAKQYEILEANPTSALLSATMTIPGAIKTSVGLEKVFKTVMTEIAQTVTNVPTLSHLYVNQPAGYEFYLLVPITPKELKEKMIQIEETHAFGRLVDLDVVWLELSELKSLSREQLGYPRRRCFICSDEAKACGRSRKHSVEEMQRKISEIVEEEGCK, from the coding sequence ATGTCTAATACTCTATTTGACGGACCAGAAATCACTTTGAGTGATGTACTGGATGCTCGTGAAGCACGTGTCGCTAAGCAATATGAGATATTGGAAGCTAATCCAACAAGTGCTTTGTTATCAGCAACGATGACTATTCCAGGAGCGATTAAAACATCTGTAGGGCTGGAAAAAGTATTTAAAACTGTGATGACTGAGATAGCACAGACAGTAACTAATGTACCGACGCTTTCTCACCTATATGTCAATCAACCAGCAGGGTATGAGTTTTATCTCTTGGTACCAATCACTCCCAAAGAATTAAAAGAAAAAATGATTCAGATTGAGGAGACACATGCTTTTGGCCGTTTAGTCGATTTGGATGTTGTCTGGCTTGAGTTGAGTGAGTTAAAAAGTCTTAGTCGGGAGCAGCTAGGCTATCCAAGACGTCGTTGTTTTATCTGTTCAGATGAGGCAAAAGCATGCGGTCGTTCACGAAAACATTCCGTTGAAGAGATGCAGAGAAAAATCAGTGAAATAGTCGAAGAGGAAGGGTGCAAGTAA
- a CDS encoding oxaloacetate decarboxylase subunit alpha, which produces MTKKIQFMETVLRDGQQSLIATRMPTADMLPIIKTMDEAGYHSLEMWGGATFDSCIRFLNEDPWERLRKIRAEVKNTKLQMLLRGQNLLGYKNYSDDVVREFVEKSIKNGIDIIRVFDALNDTRNLQTSIITAKEAGGHCQAAISYTTSKIHTVDYFVALAKEMANTGADSICIKDMAGILTPQTGFELVSRIKDAIDLPLEVHTHATSGISEMTYLRVAEAGADIIDTAISSFAGGTSQPATESVAMALEEMGYDTGLNMEKLTEIAEYFNPIRDTFRNDGILNPKVKDIEPKTLIYQVPGGMLSNLLSQLTEQGLQDKYDEVLAEVPKVRADLGFPPLVTPLSQMVGTQALMNVISGERYKLVPTEIKDYVKGLYGRPPVEISKEIQEKIIGDAEVITQRPADLIAPQMPAFREEIKQYAKSEEDVLMYALFPQQATDFLGRREDPFYDVPVQHVDVKIDLS; this is translated from the coding sequence ATGACTAAAAAAATTCAGTTTATGGAAACAGTTTTGCGTGATGGGCAACAAAGTTTAATTGCCACAAGAATGCCAACAGCAGATATGTTACCAATTATTAAAACAATGGACGAAGCTGGCTATCATTCGTTAGAAATGTGGGGCGGAGCAACGTTTGATTCTTGTATTCGTTTCTTAAATGAAGATCCGTGGGAAAGATTACGGAAAATTCGTGCAGAAGTTAAAAATACTAAGCTACAAATGTTATTACGTGGCCAAAATTTATTAGGTTATAAAAATTATTCCGATGATGTAGTACGTGAATTTGTCGAAAAATCAATCAAAAATGGGATTGATATCATTCGCGTATTTGACGCGTTAAATGATACGCGTAATCTTCAAACATCAATCATTACAGCAAAAGAAGCTGGTGGTCATTGCCAAGCAGCCATCTCTTATACAACAAGTAAGATTCATACAGTTGACTATTTTGTGGCATTAGCCAAAGAAATGGCTAATACTGGAGCAGATTCAATCTGTATTAAAGATATGGCTGGAATTTTAACACCACAAACTGGTTTCGAATTAGTGAGTCGAATTAAAGATGCAATTGATTTACCGTTAGAAGTCCATACGCACGCAACAAGTGGGATTTCAGAGATGACATATTTACGGGTTGCTGAAGCAGGTGCTGATATTATTGATACTGCCATCTCATCATTTGCTGGTGGTACAAGTCAACCAGCAACAGAATCGGTTGCTATGGCATTAGAAGAAATGGGTTATGATACTGGATTAAATATGGAAAAATTAACAGAAATTGCTGAATACTTTAATCCAATTCGTGACACCTTTAGAAATGATGGTATATTAAATCCAAAAGTAAAAGATATTGAACCGAAAACATTAATTTATCAAGTACCTGGTGGGATGTTATCTAACTTATTAAGCCAGTTGACAGAACAGGGATTACAAGACAAATATGATGAAGTTTTAGCGGAAGTTCCTAAGGTACGTGCTGATTTAGGATTTCCACCACTTGTTACGCCATTATCACAAATGGTGGGTACACAAGCATTAATGAACGTTATTTCAGGTGAACGATATAAATTAGTCCCAACAGAAATTAAAGATTATGTTAAAGGCTTATATGGTCGTCCACCAGTTGAAATTTCAAAAGAGATTCAAGAAAAAATTATTGGAGATGCTGAGGTAATCACGCAACGTCCAGCAGATTTAATCGCACCACAAATGCCTGCTTTTAGAGAGGAAATCAAGCAGTATGCGAAATCAGAGGAAGATGTCTTGATGTACGCGTTATTCCCGCAACAAGCAACAGATTTCTTAGGTCGTCGTGAAGACCCATTCTACGATGTACCTGTGCAACATGTTGATGTCAAGATTGACTTATCATAA
- a CDS encoding ABC-F family ATP-binding cassette domain-containing protein → MNRVSVLTIKRLSYELPDKLLYEDSEFSLNKGEHLGLTGKNGVGKSTLFKIIMGDVVPDSGDIKWQKNIEFAYLEQQLTYDENDTMFDYLKSAFKRLYKMDEDIQKLYEEYAETYDDELIEKAGKYQEELEKHHFYTLESDIEKVATGLGLDAIGLDKKVSELSGGQRSKVSLAKLLLQPSDVFLLDEPTNYLDTHHIDWLANYLTQMDASYMVISHDHEFLNRVTNCICDIDFQRLTKYSGSLEAAMKQKHANAEYYQREYDKQQKEINKLENYVRKYKAGSRSNMAKSREKQLNRIERLTPPTEVKPGKFQFPFVMTHSAMMIEVHNLAIGYKKPLLPNISMTVLNGEKIAISGFNGIGKSTLLKTLIGQVRPLAGDIELNREAKINYFSQDLDWENPMQSAFDYIKELYPKLNNKEVRRYLSRSGIVDENVTKAIHQLSGGEQTKVKLCGLTLKSSNLLILDEPTNHLDAATKEALKRALQDYKGTILVVSHEKEFADGLVDKTFDIETQTFKA, encoded by the coding sequence ATGAATCGAGTGAGTGTATTAACAATTAAACGATTAAGTTATGAATTACCTGATAAATTATTATATGAAGATAGTGAATTTTCATTAAATAAAGGTGAGCATCTTGGGTTAACGGGGAAAAATGGAGTTGGGAAATCAACGCTCTTTAAAATCATTATGGGTGATGTTGTACCAGACAGTGGTGACATCAAATGGCAAAAAAACATTGAATTTGCATATTTAGAGCAACAATTAACTTATGATGAGAATGATACAATGTTTGATTATTTAAAAAGTGCCTTTAAGCGTTTGTATAAAATGGATGAAGATATTCAAAAACTATATGAAGAATACGCAGAAACATATGATGATGAGTTAATTGAAAAAGCGGGTAAATATCAAGAAGAATTAGAAAAACATCATTTTTATACTTTGGAAAGCGATATTGAAAAAGTCGCGACTGGTTTAGGATTAGATGCGATAGGCTTGGACAAAAAAGTTAGTGAGTTAAGTGGGGGACAACGATCGAAAGTCTCTCTAGCAAAGCTATTACTTCAGCCAAGTGATGTCTTTTTGTTAGATGAGCCGACCAACTATTTAGACACTCATCATATTGATTGGTTAGCCAATTATTTAACACAAATGGATGCTAGCTATATGGTGATTTCTCATGATCACGAGTTTTTAAATCGGGTTACAAACTGTATCTGTGATATTGATTTTCAACGTTTAACAAAATACAGTGGCAGTTTAGAAGCAGCAATGAAACAAAAACATGCGAATGCTGAATACTACCAACGTGAGTATGACAAACAACAAAAAGAAATTAATAAATTAGAAAACTATGTTAGAAAATATAAAGCTGGTAGCCGGTCAAATATGGCTAAAAGTCGTGAGAAACAATTAAATCGAATTGAGCGCTTAACACCACCGACAGAAGTAAAACCAGGTAAATTCCAATTTCCGTTTGTTATGACGCATTCGGCAATGATGATTGAAGTTCATAATCTAGCGATTGGGTACAAAAAACCGTTATTACCTAATATTAGCATGACCGTCTTAAATGGTGAGAAAATTGCTATTTCTGGATTTAACGGTATTGGTAAATCAACCTTGTTAAAAACATTGATTGGCCAAGTTCGTCCTTTAGCTGGTGATATTGAATTGAATCGTGAAGCTAAGATTAATTATTTTTCTCAAGATTTAGACTGGGAAAACCCTATGCAAAGTGCATTTGATTATATTAAAGAATTATATCCGAAACTAAACAATAAAGAAGTACGCCGTTATTTATCACGTAGTGGAATTGTCGATGAGAATGTAACTAAAGCCATCCACCAATTAAGTGGGGGTGAACAAACTAAAGTAAAACTCTGTGGCTTAACGTTAAAATCAAGTAATTTATTGATTTTAGACGAGCCAACTAACCACTTAGATGCTGCCACAAAAGAGGCGTTAAAGCGTGCCTTACAAGATTACAAAGGAACCATTTTAGTTGTATCCCATGAAAAAGAATTTGCAGATGGTTTAGTTGATAAAACTTTTGATATTGAGACTCAGACATTTAAAGCTTAA
- a CDS encoding DUF4352 domain-containing protein — MRAKKSTKSYQVKKTRYLKIPYLKDRKGVIYLQKRAFYLNIWFGLFLLTFIAFLITLSLLRTSLITNHSLKNKEQTTNLTATKQQKVTANKTLQLTESGRAGDLELTVNSVKSESEIKEGNFKTYQSENGIFALINVSLKNTGHSTATINVNDFKLVTDEKKEYMPSILAGLTTKYITFESMNPDLTVSGFLVFEIPKTIDLANADLYFTYDGTLLTSHLKKSN; from the coding sequence TTGCGTGCAAAAAAATCAACCAAAAGTTATCAAGTAAAGAAAACACGCTATCTTAAAATTCCCTATCTAAAAGACCGCAAAGGAGTTATTTATCTACAAAAAAGAGCATTTTATTTAAATATTTGGTTTGGACTCTTTTTACTTACATTTATTGCTTTTTTAATTACTCTTAGCCTTCTAAGAACTTCATTAATTACGAATCATAGTTTAAAAAATAAAGAGCAAACTACTAATTTAACAGCCACTAAGCAGCAAAAAGTGACCGCCAATAAAACTTTGCAGCTAACTGAATCTGGACGAGCTGGTGATTTAGAATTAACGGTTAACAGTGTAAAATCTGAGTCAGAAATTAAAGAAGGTAATTTTAAAACGTATCAATCTGAAAATGGCATATTTGCTCTAATCAATGTGTCGCTTAAAAATACAGGTCACTCAACTGCTACAATTAATGTTAATGACTTTAAATTAGTGACTGATGAAAAAAAAGAATACATGCCTTCAATCCTAGCTGGGCTAACAACTAAATACATCACATTTGAATCAATGAATCCAGATTTAACGGTATCAGGCTTTCTAGTTTTTGAAATACCTAAAACTATTGATTTAGCTAATGCTGATTTATATTTTACCTATGATGGAACACTTTTAACTAGTCATTTAAAAAAATCAAATTAA